One Danio rerio strain Tuebingen ecotype United States chromosome 9, GRCz12tu, whole genome shotgun sequence genomic region harbors:
- the rcan1a gene encoding calcipressin-1a isoform X1 — protein sequence MHLKTMKCNPFCLIASLEDPDMFNSPVEMAGFEDLFRAFDRNVTFQFFKSFRRVRINFTNALAAAEARAKLHKSDFNGRELRLYFAQSVHIGSPHLEPPKPDKQFLLSPPPSPPVGWEQAKDATPVINYDLLCAIARLGPGEKYELQPGTPTTPSVVVHVCDNDQESSGNEEDMDGGVRQRPKIIQTRRPEYTSSVTQ from the exons ATGCACCTGAAAACAATGAAGTGCAACCCTTTCTGCCTTATCGCTTCCTTAGAGGATCCGGACATGTTTAACAGTCCTGTGGAGATG GCAGGATTTGAGGATCTTTTCCGTGCCTTTGACCGAAATGTCACTTTCCAGTTCTTCAAGAGTTTCCGTCGGGTGAGGATTAATTTCACCAATGCTTTGGCCGCTGCAGAGGCAAGAGCAAAACTCCACAAAAGTGACTTCAATGGCAGAGAGTTACGACTCTATTTTGCACAG TCTGTCCACATTGGCAGTCCACACCTGGAACCTCCTAAACCAGATAAACAGTTCCTCCTTTCCCCTCCGCCATCACCTCCTGTGGGTTGGGAGCAGGCAAAAGACGCCACGCCCGTCATTAACTATGACCTCCTGTGTGCCATCGCTAGACTAGGGCCAG GTGAAAAATATGAACTCCAACCAGGAACTCCGACCACTCCAAGTGTGGTTGTTCATGTTTGTGACAATGATCAAGAAAGCTCAGGAAATGAGGAGGATATGGACGGAGGTGTACGTCAACGTCCGAAAATCATTCAGACTCGTCGTCCGGAGTACACTTCCTCAGTTACACAGTGA